The region TATTTTCCATAATTTAGTTGGTCAATTATCTTCATACTGCACAAAATTACACAAATCTTAGATAGATCATTACCTGCATTGAAGAGGAATAAAATTCCCGAGCCAATATCGTCTTTCCTTTACTAAGTTTGATACTCAGCCTACCAACGTGAAACACATGAATAGAGTTTGAGGCATGATTTTCACCATTCATCCGAATAAGAACTACCTGCAACAAGCATCCAAAAGTTCAAATTTAATTAGAGGGCACCAAATGTAATTTCAGAATTCACAAGTGAAAGCATAAAAGCATATGCTGAAACGTCAATACCAAACTGATCATTCAATACCCTTCCTACATTTTACAAAAATTCAAAGACTATCAAGTTGcaaaaatttaaagattatcAAGTTGTACCAGAATCAATTATCATAAATGCAATTAATTAGTTTGATTAGAAATGTCATGGTGTGATATCTGGTTAAATCACTAGCAAATATCTAAATATAAAGAAGTGTTAGAAACAAGATGAAGACATACATTGAACTCAGTTTCATGTTTTCGAAGCAGTGCCTCTACATAGCTTCCTAGTCCTGCAGCTGTTCAAGATACCAAATCAGCATAATTTTCATTTGGGTGATAAAAATTCACTATATCGGTAGTCATAAATGCTTAAATATTAACAAGTAAATTACCTAACTATTAACAAGTAAATTACCTAGTGAAGACTAAATCCTTAATCTTTAAACGAATAGATGAAAATGATGGATTATTAGATATCGTTCAGCATAACTGCTATATTCCACATGCATGGTGCAGTATTCACAGAAAGCTCAAACCTTCGTAAGCACTCTAACAAAGACATTATGTTTGATATGAGGCATTTACAAACATTAAAAAACATTCAGCTGTACCTTTATTTGCAGaattctttttcagaaaaagggaaaaaagataTAGTGCAGTTCTAGACCACCAATGTAACCAAACTACCTTCCCCGCAACACCCATTATTTAGAAAGATATAAAAGAAGGTTGCATACAATAAGTGCACATCCAGTTCTTCCAACATATGAAGAAAAACTCCGACATGCTCCAAGAATCAGAAAATAGCCTGACAACATCAGTTCCTTTAAGTCAATGTAGAATCTGACTTAATAACATTGTGCATCTAGATTTGACAGCACAACTTAACTTTTTGAATATTTAAGTTTTACACAGTATGATGCAAAGCTATAGCTAtatgaattggatttttttttaacataaaaaAAGAGCTTTAAACTTGAGCAAATAACAGCTGATATTGCTGAGTCATGAAAGAGAAGAACCAAACCAGGATCTATTGGACCAGTTGTTGCAATTGTTATGCTTTCAGCACCTAAAACAATTTCTGCTTGCAAGAGGCGCCCAACATCAAAAGGCTCTGGAGAGTACACTGATTTTGTTGCTCCTGCATGTTATATAATATTGAAATATCAAAGAAAAAATGACAATTGAAACATGAAAAAACAATTCAAAACAAATATGTTCTCCTAGCGGTAAAAGTTAAAATATAAGGAGAACAATAGGAACTTGTGCATTGTCAACAATAGTAACAGAATTTGCTGAGAAGAACTTGTAAATTATTTGTGTTGATAGTTTAACTGAATGATATATAATCAATCCCAAATGCATtggaaatatattattaaattttttatatttttgaataaaacatgaatttatgaatTATTGTTTCATTAATAGCCATTGCTTTGGAGGTTTTACGGCCATGTGAGGCGTTGACGTGAGCCATGGTCATAGAGGGACCAGGTTGGAAATGGGCTTTTACCTGGGAGTTAAAACATTATTTCTTTGAAAGGTAGCATTAAATACTACCACGGTCGGCGAAACCGTCCCGAATCGAAAAATTCGGGCCGTACTGAGCTGTATCGATAGCGAACCAGGATAGTTCCAACGAAAAGCCGTCgacggagagggagaaggaaagagaggaaaagagagagaaagcgagcaaaggagagagggagagggagaggaagaaaaagagagggaggtggaggctggcctccgtcggccctccttcctctccctccctctctcccttctctctctcttttgtgctCTTCCGTTCTCCCTCGCCTCCTCTACTGTGTCGGTAGGAGCCCAGCACGAAACGGTATGGAGGCATACCAACCTATGCCGCTGGGCAACTGGTCTGGGCTCCGGTCTCGGTACAGCAAACCTTGAATACTACTCTaaaactctttttccttctctattTTCTCTCCTCTACCGTTCTatgttttcttctcttcttcttatccttccATCCATCTACGATCCATAATTTCATCTCATCCTCCTCTTTTTTGCTTTAACAGTATCCTCTTCTATTTAAGTTTAGATTATATATATGATAATAAATGCtgaatttttataaatattcctaatttttccaaactatttCCAAATTTACTGGATTTTTTCCAAATTGTGAATTTCTTAGTCTCTTCGAATTGTTCTCAAACACTGAACTTGTGGCTATATTGTTAGCCATAAGAGGTAGAAGATTCCAAACAGTAAACacggaaagaaaataaaatgtgcAAGGAGTAAATTAGTTGATAAACAACATTAATAGAATAAATTAGTTGGAGACTACAAAGATAGCATAATTCACCTATCTATGAAAGATGATGTAATTGATGCATTGCATAGAAGTGGGACATCAAAGAAAACTAATAGTGCAGCATAGTGGACCTCATATTGAAAGATGCCTTTAGGCAATTTTTACTTTAGAGAAACCAAATGATACTGTTGTCATATTACTATTGGCTACATTCATCATGTCTAATCATATATATGATCTAACATTAAAGAAAGTCAGAGAGGGAATCTCAGCAAATTAAAGTCCAAACGAAGAGGAGAACTCGTCACAAAATTGTAGGGAGAAAAGAATGTCTTAGAAGCTTTTACATAAAAATTCTGCATAATTGATTCTAGTAATATTTTCTCACTGTCTTTATTAGCAAGGTTTTGATCTCCCAAGTTCTTTTAAGGACCTATCAGTAAAGAATAAACAAATGTAAtcctattttttcctttttgctaAGGATGATTTATATGGGGAGATTACAGTTGTAACTAGTGGTCCAAAATAAAGAAGGTTAAAAACATCCACGAGCAGGAGTAAAGCTGTTGCATAGAAACATGGCAGTAAAATCATCATTGTCTAGCAAAAGGGTCAATTCCTCTACTCATTCCCGAAATCGCTCAAACCCTAGAAAATCCCCAATccaccaaaccctagatccgcCCCCTTTTGCATCTATCCACAGATCCAAAAATCTCCTAATAAATGCACGAAGAGAGAGAAACCCTAACCCTGGACACGGTGGGGCGCCTCAATCAAGTGGCCTCGAGATTGGATGGATGGCGGATCGAATTGAAGGCGCAAGATGAGCGAGAGATCGAGCTTGAGGAGGAGGTGAGCTTGGTGGGGGAGGAGATGGAATCAGCAACATCAAGGGATTTTGAGAGAGATTTTGTTCACAGTTTCACGATCTAATGaatgagagagatagagaggagATGGTCGCATAGTTGGTAGAGGAGGGTAGGCAAGAAGCCGGGAGGGGGGCTCTTGAACCATTGCGAGGTTGGAGGGGGAGCAAACCATCACGAGCCATTTTCATAACCACACAGGGGGTGGTTTTATGAGGTTTTATAACTAAACTGAAGAGAACCCCTAAACCATTACAACCTGGCATCGGTTCAGTTCAATACAGGCCAAACCACCCGATTTAGGTCAATTCGGCAATCATTGATCAAGAGGTTGAAGGAATTGTGCATTTGAAGAAGATCTAATCGCTTTATTCACCATAACTGTAGTCCCTTACAACTAAAAGTGCAGGCCAAGAGGTTAAATGAGTTGCTATTACAAATCAAGGGATACATTAGGTGATAAGATCAGAatttctttagatgcaaataaGAGCGATCACAATAATGAGACATTGCAGAGTGGCGAACGCAATTGCTTGGACTTCTATAGTATAGAGATTGGAagaggataaaaaaataaagaaaaataagtaAAACGATAATTGTATCCAGCACTAACactaaataaaaataagataatcattcaaatgtccaaaatcATAGTTAGAAGGTTCTATAAATTCATTGTGATTTGCCATATTGAAggcataaaaatttatatttcaaAATTATGGAGCTATAAATGAAGTTgggaaattatatggttaaattTCTATTGGTCTTACAAGAAGAGGAGTTTACATACAAAAGTGAAAAAGGAACAAATGTGAGATATATACCTggaattaattcctttttgttTCCTTCTGATTGTATACGATACCACTGAATTGCGCAAGTTGAGATATCCGGAGCAGTATCTTCTCGGGGAATAATATGTAAAGATGAACCTAAACTTTCAAGACCTTCTAACTCATACAACTGGTTCATGTTTTCCTCAAGCCTTTTGTTCCTTGCCAGCTGCAGAAAAGCAATGGTAAACAACCAAAATGGTCAACAAAATGATGCCTTACTCAGTTGCATGTGTAGATATGCATTGTATCACCTGTTTGGTTATTTAAAATAAACTTTTCTTGACAGATTCACCACTAGGAATTTGTTTTATTAATTTCCACTTCAGAAGTTTATTATAAAATACAGATATGGGATGAAAAGTTTTGACAGCCTGAACTTATAGTTAGGAGCTAGTAGGATAATTTGAAGCTAACCACTACACTCAGATATTCAGCATATCTGACCAATTCAAGGTGGAAAGGGGGGTTTCTCCCTCAATAAAGCTTCGACAAAGTTGAGTCAAAATGTCCCTTTCAAGATAAATTCACAAGGGAGCCAACAATTGTTAGCTCAATTGTTGACAACTCCCCCCAAGGCTTGCCCTAGGAGAAGATCCAGGGTTCAAATCCTGTGTATTGCTCAAGAAATATAAATTCATAAGGAAGTGGTTTAGCATCTACTCCAGCACACATTGGTTAGTTAGTAAGATACATGGATTTGGTTTTCTGCCTAAGAAAGGGACCCAAGCTTCCTAGTAACTCAGCTAGCTGGTGATTCAACATAAATTCTACATTTTGGCAATAGGCCAACTTTGGGATGACAGCACGGAGATCTGTGTTTCTTTCTAGAGTAAACATCTAACAATTATAATAAGCAAAATGATATGACAGATGAGAAATCATGGAAATGGAAACAGCTTCAGACTGAAAATGGACAGCATAAAAGCACTACATGTGAATTGAACTAGGTCGACAATCATAGTAATAATGCAAGTTGTATTTGTAATCTTGGAACTACTTTAAAAAATGCCAGAAAGATAATAAACAGAAAAAAGTATCCAAAATCCCTTCCTATATATAATAGGAACCAAGGTCTGTAATTTCAATACTGGGCACCATACCAGTACATTACCGATTTGGTACAATATAATAGTGATATGGTAATAAATGCACCTATTGCTGAGATAGCTCCCAGCCCCTTCTTTCTCACTCTTTATCAAGGTACCTAGTAGAACTGGGCAGTTCCATGTGGTTCAGACTTGTACGGACCAGTTTACCATACTGAATTGGTTTTGCACTGTTTCGGTTATGCCTCAAACCGAGCAATTCAGGTCGGTTTTGCAGTCCTTGATGGGAATTCTTGAACAACTGTTGGTCATTAAATCAACCACCTCATGTAATCAATGCAAGATAGGAAAGCATTTGAGACAAATCTAGAATGCCCATAAATACTTAGCACCAATTTTTCTCCCTTCTTATCATGTCTATTAAAATCCCAACACTTCACGTGCCTCTTTATTTTTAAGTCCCATTGGACATAGGCACATGCATGaagaaaaggatgaatttttctACGTCTTGCTAGATGTAGATGCTTGATTTGATCTTATGAACAGCGAGATTGATCAGATTAAATAAGTGATGTAGATGCTTGATTTGATCTTATGAACAGCTATCCGTTATTAATGGAAAATCTCCCAAGCATTCATCTGTAGTACTACAATTTATTTATGCCCAACTATCAAGTGATTAGAggggacaaaaaaaaagaaaaaaaaatcgtgCACAGTTAACAATCATCCATATTGTCCTCGCATGCATAGCACATGCTAATATCTAGTATGTTACAAGCAATGATGTGAATGTACTTTAACTTTTCAAGTGAATTGAGGCTTGTCCCAGTGGTCACACTCCCTTGCTTAGCAACCAAAGGTTCTGGGCTTGATTCATAGATAGTGCATCCCAGAAATCTCtcactctcaaaaaaaaagaataggaaaTACCTAAGTCTACTacaactagaaggattttttgGTGAGGAATGTACCTCTTTCCTAAGCTGAACAGAAGACATAGACTTCTCAGCATACTGAATACGCAAAGCTTGAAGTTCATGTTCCATGTGCATAACCTACAACATGTGTCCAGTCATCtcattaatatttgcatgtatattaaTTGCAAGCTCAGGAAATTTGGTATTCCAATTCAATGCTATTAGAAAAACAAGAAGCTAACCACAAAAAGGATAACCATGTTAATATAATAAGTACACACTAGAGCAAACTAAAAATAATGGAATTTGGTGTTGGCTGAAATGTTTTAAAGAAAAAAGGGCTCCAGATTGTTATCTATATGTACAAGGACATGGAAAACTTACCCTGCTGGGCTGATGTAGCATTTTGATTCTTCGTGCCTCTTGAACTTCTCTCATCAACTGTTCGAAATCCttctgattttgatgaacaaaatataaaaaataaataaagacacCAAAATCATAGGTTGACTTGGAATAGCAACCAGCTGAAACAGTAGCAAGCAAAATCTGCTCCACAGCAACAGTTAGGCGATTGAAAGACCTGCATGATAATCCAAAGGATACTATATCTATCTCTGCTCTCTGACTTATTCTTTTGTCAATTATGAAATATATGAGAAAAGGTAAATCATAGTAACTACAGATCGATGAGTGTGGTATTTTTTGGGCTCTTTTCCAAAATTCATTACTTCAGCACAAAATTAGCTCCAAACTTGTTCAAATAACAGCActaaatatatttcatgaatGAACTTTAAGGTATTGAAGTAAAATTCCTCATAAATTTTAGGGTTTTTTAAatgtataccctcctaaatatgcaaaattgcatgaataccctcgaaaagttgctatttgcatgtatacccttataaaacacttatattgcatatatatccttctttttctttttttttacgtATATACCCATGCCATCTAATGCCGTTAAGAAATGAgcagtttaaatttcaaaagactacaatacccttaatgggtagaaatacaaaaaaaaaaatttataagggtatatatgcaaatagcaattttacGAGTGCATTCATGCAACTtcatatatttaggagggtatgcaCTAGCAAAACTTATTAAAAATGATCAAAACTCATCTAAGACTTGCCAAGTCTTTTATGACTCGGTTGAACCGATAAATAAAAAACAGGTTAAGtcacatttttaatttttctttgtttacGATCTTAACTCGATCAAGAATATTGGACAACCATTTTGATAATGCTATTCTCCCATTTGATGTTGATGTAATTATCATTATTGAGTCTATGATATCTATATATTCTTCATTAATTAGAAGATTGAGGCATAttgaatttaaattaattatagatgtctagattagtaaaatatttttagtgATTCATAAATGGTGAGTTGTTGTTCCTTTGTTGATGCAACAATTTCAAGACTTACCATAAATGGTGGTAACATACCTAATATTGTATTCAGGATCAATTAATATTCAAAATAATATGCAAATGGCTTTTAGAAATACCAGACTCTAACAAGTATCTAGTTCCTGGCTTAATAGaaatttgaaatcaaaccatttGTTAAACCTATGTCAGTAAGTTTTGTTTGAACCAAAAAATATTAAAGTTTTAAAGAAGTTGGAGATATCTAGTGAATAAGTAAATAATAAAGCGTAGGAAGCAGATAAAGGTCATGTACATCCTTTCGACATCAATGATTTACGTTAATATAGCATGACACATCAAGATTCTTCAGCACCCATGCCTTGCTTGTACGGAGACATGACAAGCTGAACATTATGGCAATTTAGAAGCTTGCCAAGGGTCTTCAAATATGAAAAATCATTGTAGTTTCTGCTAGCTGCTAGTTTGATAAAGGGaaatagaaaattttatttttttttccaaaaactctttttatttcaatattCCACTCAACAGAACCATTGAAGTTGGTTCATTCCAAGACATGTTTCTTCCAAGCAAGCATCTAAAGCAAgaccttttcttttcataattcATCAAAGTGCATTTCTTACAAGAGTAGATAAAAGTATTGAAATGATCAAGCAGTACTAAAGGAGCATATAGAAGTCAAGAGTGATCATGGAATTGATTGTTTATTAATGAGATAGTGTCAGAAACAAACTAAGATTGCCCTCTGCTTTTCGAGAGGCATCATCAAACTTGATTACAAAATCTACCCTATTACTCAATAACAAAATGTGGTCTCGGATAGGTATAATAAACATTTGATGGAAGTAGCTTTTGGTAAGAATATTTTAGATATTAGGTGGAATGTCTGCACACATTGGGGCGTATGACATCCATCTTGCAAAATCATGAATCTACTGCAGGAAATCTTCCACATACCTACATGCAGGAAGCCACTAATCAAGTGCTTGAACATTTCTAGATACGTTTGTTGGTACCAAAGGCAATGCAAAAATCTAGAAGGCCAGAAATCTAAGTCATCCTGTTTTCTGTCATGAACAGAGAATCACAGAGATAATTGGCCTCACTTTAAGGATCTATATGTCACAAGAGGCATTTAGTAAATCATCATCATGGTGATTGATAGAGAAGTCACCATTTCCAGAACCCCAAGTTTGATAAAGAGACCACATACATGTTTGTTGCAGGAACAAGGGAAGATATGCACTTGATTTTTTGACACAAAATCCGCACCTCGCAATTCTAGGACTGCAGAAAATATACCAGACCACACACCTCTCATAATTTTCAGCTTGTTCTGTAAAATAAAAGCAACTAAGTATACAGGTCATAAaagcaaaattaaaatttgaggtGGAAAGGAAATAGATGAAAAAAAGTGAGAATGTGGGAAAAAACGGAGTATATTTAGAGAGAAGAGTAGATAGAGGAAAACAGGTAGGAAGGGACATACACCCCttcatttttctctctctcacactGAAATCTTAAAATATTGTGTCCACCATTCATGGATACTGACTACAATATTACAGGATATCATCAAGAGCAAGAGTATTATGGGAGGCACAAAGGATCAAAGCTATGGTGGGATTTGATACCATGTCACCCATCAAGGCAAGAGAGTTGGATGGTGTAGAATAACGTTCTATCTTCTTGCAAAAAATGAAAGAGAGTTTATATGCAAGGATTTACATTAACTTGGTGGTGAGGCAACCACCATAAACAGTAAGGAATAAGTATCCATATATAGAACACTACATTTTCAGTCCTACTCCTTTTCAGTTTAGATGATGAAAGATATCACACTATGTTTTACCCATTTCATCTCTACTTGGAGACATTGTGCCAAACGAATTGACTGTATTATGAAATTTCACTGTGTTCAATTCTTTTgtaaacttaattgcttatgTGAAAGAAGATCGCCACAAGGTTCACTTAATCTTGAAAGAGTGTGACGCCAAGGTTCACCATCTCGGTACTGGATCCCTTACCGGTACATGCTGGTACAGTGTCCTTACATCCATTATGGTGGTCAGTTCGGCATACTGAGACCCAACACACCCAAAATACCGAGTCTCAATTCAGTACTGCTATGGTACAGTACTTCCGGTAGGGGACAGTATGCACCAATATAGTGAACCATGCTTGACACAAAGGAAAGAGGAAAGATTTAGTACTAGATAATGCATTCATCTATGAGACAAAATTATAGGCCAAAGAGCCAGAATGATAGAAGAAATCCAAACTGAAACACACTCCTCTTCGAGAAACATACACAAACCAGAAATAACATAAAAATAACATGAAAGATGAGAACATGTCCAATCATTGATTGAGTTAGCATATCCAAAACAGATGACTAGGGCCACAAAAAAGACAAATAGAAGCATGTCAAAGTGaggaatatttaattaaaaagcaAGCACAATAATATAGCCATTTGTTTTGCTCCATGGTACTAAATACTGCGATATTAGATCAGCTCCATTGAAGATCTGAATAAACAATCTAAAGATCATCTATAGAATAGATTATAAGTAGATAACAAAAGTAAGATCATTGACTACATTAGAAGACATTTTAGATGCACCTGCTTCTCTGTGCTTCTGGTTTTCATTTCATGTTCATGAAAAGCCTGTACAACTCTCTGCGCTGCTGCTCTAGCACTTTCAATTTTCACACGAGCACAAGCCCTTTCCTCTTCAACCACTTTTTTGGCATCTTCAGAAGCCTAGAAACAGTGTGAACTAATTAGATCCAGTAGAAACTCATCGTTAGAATATGATAAAGATAGCTCTGCTGGTAGTAATAAAATAGAAGAGCTTAATGACAGTGAAACAAAGAAACAACTTAAGGGTCTGATTTGTCTTCAGTATAGTTATATGACTTAGCTGCTTCCGATGGATCTTTTTCTCTTAGTAAATAGGTTATGAGTATGAGGATCGGCTGCATTGTTGTGGGGTTTTTTCAGATGAATTTGTCCTTCCTTATTTATTGATTAAACTCATATTACCAAGGATTGAAATCCCAATATCAGTACTTAGTCTCATCCAGGTTCATTACAGTATTGGATGGGTTGAGATGGACTATAATGATCATtagcaataaaaataaagaggaaacCGGGATGTCAAACTGTCTCATGCATTGGGACACAACTGTCCCAGTCAGTCTAGCAAATGATAACCAAGACAATTGGGAAGTTCTGGTTCATGAGCAAACATTATCTCGGAGGCGTCTGGGGTAAGTTCTCTTGTTGGAAAGGTACAGCTCCAGCATGATGCAATGTGGCATGAATCCTTGCATACCATTATGCATATTAGAACAATTAGAAGAGATTTTGACCATGTATAGTAGCATTAGCATGCATAAACAACACAAATTTACCTACTTTGTGTGCTAAGTGCAGAGCTACAACATATTACTGGTGCATCTATTAGGCTTGACCCTCAATATACAATTATTTGCATCACGATAATGCAGAACTTGTTCCTTAGATTAGATGATAGCATAACATCAGATCAACATCCTAGGCATTGAAATAGCTCCATATTCCTGATAAGCTACATCATCTCATCCTTTGGCAGCTCCACTGTCATACTAAAGCATCACCTATCCTCTTCTTGCTTACATTTTCACCAGAACAATGACTTCACAAGATTTGATACAGGAGCTCAGTTACC is a window of Phoenix dactylifera cultivar Barhee BC4 unplaced genomic scaffold, palm_55x_up_171113_PBpolish2nd_filt_p 000522F, whole genome shotgun sequence DNA encoding:
- the LOC120106308 gene encoding stomatal closure-related actin-binding protein 1-like, giving the protein ASEDAKKVVEEERACARVKIESARAAAQRVVQAFHEHEMKTRSTEKQKDFEQLMREVQEARRIKMLHQPSRVMHMEHELQALRIQYAEKSMSSVQLRKELARNKRLEENMNQLYELEGLESLGSSLHIIPREDTAPDISTCAIQWYRIQSEGNKKELIPGATKSVYSPEPFDVGRLLQAEIVLGAESITIATTGPIDPAAGLGSYVEALLRKHETEFNVVLIRMNGENHASNSIHVFHVGRLSIKLSKGKTILAREFYSSSMQLCGVRGGGNAAAQTLFWQVKKGLSFTLAFQSERERNAAMMLARRFAFDCNITLAGPDDQASSGT